The following coding sequences lie in one Sedimentibacter sp. MB35-C1 genomic window:
- a CDS encoding S8 family serine peptidase — translation MKLLDEYIVKKKFDDANFGIDDLKFLEYSGRQSFYSQGYYGQGTICAVIDTGVSKHEEFEERLLEGRNLNKSYNDAYNWKDDGGHGTHVASSIAGKNVGIAPQTKILPVKALDENGCTNRILDVVDGVKWAREWRSTKGEKVDVISMSLSGTKSIFGSYLSRFESEINKCVEEGILVVCSMGNTGEEEKRYPAYFDEVVAVGAVDVNQKQAKFTTTGNHVDVCQIGVDIIGANNGGGYVSLSGTSMATPLVSGIACLLASRHKIKFGERISEQKLYEQIKMNTKDLGIEGADKIYGVGFASVQPLSMDIELTIGSDKMTVNEKEIVLDSPPILYNDRFYVPLRWLITFLGGYIKFDKKTSKAVFRM, via the coding sequence ATGAAGTTATTAGACGAATACATTGTTAAAAAGAAATTTGACGATGCAAACTTTGGAATAGATGATTTAAAATTTTTAGAATACAGTGGGCGTCAATCATTTTACTCACAGGGATACTACGGTCAGGGAACAATTTGTGCTGTAATTGATACAGGAGTATCAAAGCATGAAGAATTTGAAGAAAGGTTACTTGAGGGTAGAAACTTAAATAAAAGTTATAATGATGCATATAATTGGAAGGATGACGGAGGTCATGGTACGCATGTAGCATCAAGCATTGCAGGAAAAAATGTGGGAATTGCTCCACAGACCAAAATATTGCCGGTTAAGGCACTCGATGAAAATGGTTGTACAAATCGAATATTGGATGTAGTAGATGGTGTTAAATGGGCCAGAGAGTGGCGAAGTACAAAAGGTGAGAAAGTTGATGTTATATCAATGTCGCTAAGCGGGACTAAGAGTATTTTTGGAAGCTATCTAAGTCGCTTTGAAAGTGAAATAAACAAATGCGTTGAAGAGGGAATTCTCGTAGTTTGTTCAATGGGAAATACAGGAGAAGAAGAGAAAAGGTATCCTGCATATTTCGATGAAGTAGTAGCTGTAGGTGCTGTTGATGTAAATCAAAAACAAGCTAAATTTACAACTACCGGAAACCATGTTGATGTATGTCAAATAGGGGTAGACATAATCGGTGCAAATAATGGCGGAGGATATGTATCACTATCAGGAACAAGTATGGCAACTCCGTTAGTGTCCGGAATAGCTTGCTTGCTAGCCAGCAGGCATAAAATCAAGTTTGGAGAAAGAATATCAGAGCAAAAATTATATGAGCAAATTAAAATGAATACAAAAGACTTAGGAATTGAAGGCGCCGATAAAATATACGGCGTAGGATTTGCATCAGTACAGCCGCTGTCTATGGATATTGAGCTTACAATCGGATCGGATAAGATGACTGTTAATGAAAAAGAAATTGTTTTGGACTCACCTCCTATTTTATATAACGACAGGTTTTATGTTCCGCTTAGGTGGTTAATAACATTTTTGGGTGGATATATAAAATTTGATAAAAAGACCAGCAAAGCTGTGTTTAGAATGTAA
- a CDS encoding DUF4153 domain-containing protein — translation MEGKIKLRLSLYGIMSAVSYVYLVMTPDPGISIFLFFVLQLAALAFILKDRRETLNFKGLMLMIPILVISLNRFISANHMLKDTNYLAIIFLYSAMILLLSDRLKLRMLNISEFIKVIANIFKPFTNFKVPIKWAEERAKNKEKNILVKRILIGIGISIPSVMFLTIMLSSADMIFYRGFISINNWFAELIDFFFIYKMAIGVFVGLYLFGHLFSVFDCGDANGFKNINKLASKKINGDIIVINIFLVSILAIYTLFMAIQFKYLFSSGEIPYGLNYSEYARRGFFELVFLSVLNIIIILLITNLLKDKIYFEKSKSAVVSKMFLIYLCLITGVLLVSSFYRMSLYDSAYGFTRLRILVYIFLIFEAIGLLATIVYIIKYNFNIFVVYALVILMFYMTLNIVRIDEIVAERNIDMYFAGQTDHLDIEYLMSLSADAVPQIMRLLDNDVEIITRNRARIYIEDVKKMYSDSDYSWRSINLPEESIKRLISENKDKIEFNY, via the coding sequence ATGGAAGGCAAAATAAAATTAAGATTATCATTGTACGGAATCATGTCCGCTGTTTCATATGTTTATTTAGTTATGACACCAGATCCGGGAATAAGTATTTTCTTATTCTTTGTATTGCAGCTTGCTGCTTTGGCCTTTATTTTAAAGGACAGAAGGGAAACTTTGAATTTCAAAGGCCTTATGCTGATGATACCAATACTTGTCATATCTCTTAACAGATTTATAAGTGCAAATCATATGCTTAAAGATACAAATTATTTGGCAATTATATTTTTATACAGTGCAATGATTTTGCTGTTGTCAGATCGCTTGAAATTAAGAATGCTTAATATTAGCGAGTTTATTAAAGTAATTGCTAATATTTTTAAGCCATTTACAAATTTCAAGGTTCCAATTAAATGGGCAGAGGAAAGAGCAAAAAATAAGGAAAAGAATATACTCGTCAAGAGAATACTGATTGGAATAGGTATATCAATTCCCAGTGTAATGTTTCTGACAATTATGCTTTCTTCTGCGGATATGATATTTTACAGAGGGTTTATCTCTATTAATAATTGGTTTGCAGAGCTTATTGATTTCTTCTTTATCTATAAAATGGCTATAGGGGTATTTGTGGGGCTATATTTGTTTGGACACTTGTTCTCTGTTTTTGACTGCGGAGATGCCAATGGATTCAAGAATATCAATAAGCTTGCTTCTAAAAAGATCAACGGAGATATAATTGTAATAAATATTTTTTTGGTATCTATACTTGCAATATACACGCTGTTTATGGCAATTCAGTTTAAATATCTGTTTTCTTCCGGAGAGATTCCGTATGGGCTTAATTATTCGGAATATGCAAGACGTGGATTCTTTGAACTTGTTTTTTTAAGTGTTTTGAACATAATTATTATATTGCTGATTACAAATCTTCTTAAAGATAAGATATATTTTGAAAAGAGCAAGTCTGCTGTTGTTTCAAAAATGTTTCTCATTTATCTGTGTTTGATAACTGGTGTATTGCTGGTGTCTTCTTTTTACAGGATGTCACTGTATGACAGCGCTTACGGGTTTACGAGATTAAGAATACTGGTGTATATTTTTCTGATATTTGAGGCTATAGGACTGTTGGCAACCATTGTATATATTATCAAGTATAATTTTAACATATTTGTTGTTTACGCATTAGTGATCCTGATGTTTTATATGACTCTAAACATTGTCAGAATCGATGAAATAGTTGCAGAGAGGAATATTGATATGTATTTTGCCGGGCAGACGGATCACCTGGACATTGAATATCTAATGAGCTTGTCGGCTGATGCGGTTCCTCAGATTATGAGGCTGTTAGATAATGATGTTGAAATTATAACCAGAAATAGGGCAAGAATATACATTGAGGATGTGAAAAAAATGTACAGTGATTCTGATTACAGCTGGAGAAGCATAAACTTGCCTGAGGAAAGCATAAAAAGACTGATATCGGAAAATAAGGATAAAATAGAATTTAATTATTAG
- a CDS encoding helix-turn-helix transcriptional regulator, with product MSIIIQLDVMMAKRKIGLMELAEKINITPANLSILKNNKAKAIRLSTLEEICKALECQPGDIIEYVEDEK from the coding sequence ATGTCGATAATTATACAGCTTGATGTTATGATGGCCAAAAGAAAAATAGGGCTTATGGAACTGGCCGAAAAAATAAATATTACTCCTGCAAATCTTTCAATATTAAAGAATAACAAGGCAAAAGCCATAAGACTTTCAACTCTTGAAGAAATATGCAAGGCGTTAGAATGCCAGCCCGGCGATATTATTGAATATGTGGAGGACGAGAAATAA
- the nhaC gene encoding Na+/H+ antiporter NhaC translates to MKKSVKAKRKPKMWEALLPLIAMLVIVIIGKGVYNLRIEILMLLAAGITSIIAVRVGVTWDEMLEEIASKIHKSMGALLLLIIVGTIIGSWMASGTIPMLIYYGVQIISPRWLLVTAFLLCAIVSVATGSSWSSVSTVGVAIIGIATGFGSNLAAVAGAVVAGSYFGDKMSPLSDTTNLSPLVSGGDLYEHIKHMFWTTIPSSLIGLVIYAVLGLTSPSAGSATSETVVNMINNLDSMYNWNIIILLPMIIVLAGSIMKMPSIPVMLLSSLVASIEAIVIQGISISNVFIANVSGFNTGMITMETFNPDLLIPEVIKLLNRGGMMSIMGTILLILCAFGFSGILSSAGCLEVILNKLTSSVKTEGGLILSTVISTFTLALTTGSVHLTILIPGELFKDIYAQRGLAPENLSRTLEDAGTVTVPLIPWSSSGAYMTACLGVATMAYLPWAFMCYLCIVFAIIYGYTGIGIKRNKTEKIS, encoded by the coding sequence ATGAAAAAAAGTGTTAAAGCTAAAAGAAAGCCCAAAATGTGGGAGGCGCTTTTACCACTGATAGCAATGCTTGTTATTGTTATTATAGGAAAGGGTGTCTATAATCTGCGAATAGAAATATTGATGCTTTTAGCAGCAGGAATAACTTCTATTATTGCAGTTCGTGTTGGAGTAACTTGGGATGAAATGTTGGAGGAAATAGCTAGCAAAATTCACAAGAGCATGGGTGCATTGCTACTTTTGATTATTGTAGGTACCATTATAGGTAGTTGGATGGCTAGCGGTACTATACCAATGCTTATTTACTACGGTGTACAGATTATAAGTCCACGTTGGCTACTAGTTACAGCTTTTCTGTTATGTGCCATCGTATCCGTTGCAACCGGTTCATCATGGAGTTCTGTAAGTACGGTAGGAGTTGCTATAATAGGTATAGCAACTGGCTTTGGAAGCAATCTTGCAGCGGTTGCAGGTGCAGTTGTAGCAGGTTCATACTTCGGTGATAAGATGTCTCCTTTATCAGATACAACAAATCTATCTCCATTGGTATCAGGAGGAGACCTATATGAACATATTAAGCATATGTTTTGGACAACAATACCTTCTAGTTTAATAGGACTTGTTATATATGCAGTTTTAGGACTTACAAGCCCTTCAGCAGGTAGTGCTACTTCTGAAACAGTAGTTAATATGATTAATAATTTAGATTCTATGTATAACTGGAATATCATTATTTTATTACCTATGATTATAGTTCTTGCTGGTTCTATAATGAAAATGCCGTCTATACCTGTTATGCTTTTATCTTCACTAGTAGCAAGCATTGAAGCAATTGTTATACAAGGAATATCTATAAGTAACGTATTTATTGCAAACGTTAGTGGTTTTAATACAGGTATGATAACAATGGAAACTTTCAACCCTGATTTGTTGATACCAGAAGTAATAAAGTTATTAAACAGAGGTGGTATGATGAGCATTATGGGTACAATTTTGCTTATTCTATGTGCATTTGGCTTCTCTGGTATTTTAAGTAGTGCAGGATGTCTAGAAGTGATCCTTAATAAACTAACATCTTCAGTAAAAACAGAGGGTGGTTTGATATTGTCCACTGTTATATCTACATTTACTTTGGCTCTTACAACAGGTTCTGTTCATCTTACAATTCTTATTCCTGGTGAACTTTTCAAAGATATTTATGCACAACGAGGCCTAGCACCTGAAAACTTGTCGAGAACACTGGAAGATGCGGGTACAGTTACCGTTCCTCTTATTCCTTGGTCTAGCTCTGGCGCATACATGACTGCTTGTTTGGGTGTAGCTACAATGGCATATTTGCCATGGGCATTTATGTGTTATTTGTGTATAGTATTTGCAATAATTTACGGATATACAGGAATAGGTATTAAACGCAACAAGACAGAAAAAATTTCATAA
- a CDS encoding GNAT family N-acetyltransferase: MAGVVEIKYVTGTKLVEDVGRLFLEYAGTLGIDLCFQNFNEELENLPGKYSYPDGALLIALVDGKDAGCAALRKISNEVCEMKRLYVSDKYRGFGIGKMLLSEIIDRAVKLRYEFIRLDTLPDMKSAQKMYERFGFYDIDPYVYNPVKGARYMELKLVK; encoded by the coding sequence ATGGCCGGCGTTGTAGAAATAAAATATGTTACGGGTACTAAGTTGGTTGAGGATGTCGGCAGATTATTTCTTGAATATGCCGGAACACTCGGTATAGATCTTTGTTTCCAGAATTTCAACGAAGAATTGGAGAATTTGCCAGGCAAATACAGCTATCCGGATGGAGCTCTGCTTATTGCACTGGTTGATGGAAAAGATGCCGGATGTGCCGCCCTACGCAAAATATCCAACGAAGTGTGCGAAATGAAGAGACTCTATGTTTCTGATAAATACAGAGGGTTCGGTATAGGCAAAATGTTGCTGTCTGAAATAATTGACAGAGCGGTCAAGCTGAGATATGAATTTATTAGGCTGGATACTCTGCCGGATATGAAATCTGCTCAGAAAATGTATGAAAGATTTGGTTTTTATGATATAGACCCATATGTGTATAATCCTGTAAAAGGAGCAAGATATATGGAGTTAAAGCTTGTAAAATAA
- a CDS encoding DUF2975 domain-containing protein — MYQKSVVHYITKVCVDILFYIGIACCILIPFSSSILLKYFNASDSAALFIKVVLEASGICSVYIMWQLKVIFKTLMDGNPFIHANVGALRKIAMSCLVIALIYVLKLIVMPTVSTVVIIAIFVIACLLCLTLKDLFKQSIYYKDENDLTV, encoded by the coding sequence ATGTATCAAAAAAGTGTTGTTCATTATATTACTAAGGTTTGTGTGGATATTTTATTTTATATAGGAATTGCCTGCTGTATTTTGATTCCTTTTTCGTCATCGATATTGCTTAAGTATTTTAATGCGTCAGACAGTGCAGCTTTGTTTATTAAGGTTGTATTGGAGGCATCAGGGATTTGTTCTGTATATATTATGTGGCAGCTGAAAGTAATATTTAAAACATTGATGGACGGAAACCCGTTTATTCATGCTAATGTTGGTGCGTTGAGAAAAATAGCAATGTCCTGTCTCGTAATTGCGCTGATATATGTTTTAAAGCTTATTGTCATGCCTACTGTTTCAACTGTAGTAATTATTGCAATTTTTGTTATAGCATGTCTTTTGTGCCTTACACTGAAAGATTTGTTTAAACAGTCAATTTACTACAAGGATGAAAATGATTTAACGGTATAG
- a CDS encoding NADH:ubiquinone reductase (Na(+)-transporting) subunit D → MAKKSEIRKIFKKGILTENPILVQVIGICSALAVTNLMMNSLIMGIALTLVTAFSCLTVSILKKYTPKHIRMMVQVLIISSYVIIVDISLKALMPEMSKALGPYVGLIITNCIIMGRAEGFAQSNPPMLSFMDGLASGLGYTAVLMIISFVRESLGFGTVFGMQILPDTITRWTLMVMPPSAFFILAGVMWAANNRRLKLERKGVEKR, encoded by the coding sequence TTGGCTAAAAAATCTGAAATAAGAAAGATATTTAAAAAGGGAATACTTACCGAAAACCCAATACTTGTTCAGGTAATAGGCATTTGTTCAGCCCTGGCGGTTACAAATCTGATGATGAACTCGCTGATAATGGGAATTGCACTGACATTGGTAACAGCTTTTTCGTGCCTGACGGTTTCTATATTAAAAAAATATACACCAAAGCACATACGTATGATGGTTCAGGTGTTGATTATATCGTCCTATGTTATAATAGTCGATATTTCTTTAAAGGCGCTTATGCCTGAAATGAGTAAAGCATTGGGCCCATATGTAGGCCTTATTATAACCAACTGCATAATTATGGGAAGGGCAGAAGGCTTTGCACAGTCAAACCCTCCGATGTTGTCTTTTATGGACGGGCTTGCTTCCGGTCTTGGATATACTGCAGTTCTTATGATAATTTCATTTGTGCGTGAATCCTTGGGATTCGGCACAGTATTTGGAATGCAAATACTTCCGGATACTATAACCAGATGGACACTGATGGTAATGCCTCCGTCGGCATTTTTCATACTTGCAGGTGTTATGTGGGCAGCAAACAACAGAAGGCTTAAGCTTGAAAGAAAAGGAGTTGAGAAAAGATGA
- a CDS encoding MalY/PatB family protein — MNKYNFETVKSRYKKGSAKWDEMERVNPNVSKNVIPFSVADMEIMTAPEIVNALKEFLDNEILGYASASDSYKEAVCGWLRRRHNWTIEDDWICNTHGVVDAFYTAIKSYTSEGEGVMLMTPVYYPMYRAIDANKRVLVENKLKPVGNTYEIDFEDFEAKAKDENTKLLILCSPHNPCGRVWTKDELIKIGEICLANNVIVVSDEIHFDFVSPGYCHTVFATLSKDFEQNCLVLTAPSKTFNIAGLQTSNIIIPNAMLREKFIAELKTTSVNPKCNILGYEACKAAYNECDEWLEQLKALIEKNRQTIVDFFAKEFPQIKVYDLQGTYLLWMDFGALGIECHELEKILHMEAEVFFDEGYIFGECGEEFERWNLACPNKYIVEALVRIKKALNKHI; from the coding sequence ATGAATAAATATAATTTTGAAACAGTAAAATCAAGATATAAAAAAGGTTCGGCAAAATGGGACGAGATGGAGAGAGTAAATCCTAATGTATCTAAAAACGTAATTCCATTCTCAGTTGCAGACATGGAAATAATGACAGCACCTGAAATTGTAAATGCATTAAAAGAGTTCTTGGATAATGAAATACTTGGTTATGCTAGTGCTAGTGATTCATATAAAGAAGCTGTTTGTGGCTGGTTAAGACGAAGACATAATTGGACTATTGAAGATGATTGGATTTGCAACACTCATGGTGTAGTTGATGCATTTTACACAGCCATTAAATCGTATACGAGTGAAGGTGAAGGCGTAATGCTAATGACACCGGTATACTACCCTATGTATCGTGCGATAGATGCAAATAAACGAGTTCTCGTTGAAAATAAGTTGAAACCAGTTGGAAATACATACGAGATAGATTTTGAAGATTTTGAAGCAAAAGCAAAAGATGAAAATACAAAGCTATTGATATTATGTAGCCCTCATAATCCATGCGGCAGAGTATGGACAAAGGATGAATTAATAAAGATAGGTGAAATATGTTTAGCAAACAATGTAATTGTTGTGTCGGATGAAATTCATTTTGACTTTGTGTCCCCTGGATACTGTCATACAGTTTTTGCTACACTCTCAAAAGACTTTGAACAGAATTGTTTAGTGTTAACAGCACCAAGCAAAACTTTTAATATAGCAGGTCTGCAGACATCAAATATCATTATCCCAAATGCAATGCTTAGAGAAAAATTCATTGCAGAGTTAAAGACAACATCTGTAAATCCAAAGTGTAATATTTTAGGATATGAGGCTTGTAAAGCTGCATACAATGAATGTGATGAGTGGCTTGAACAGTTGAAGGCACTAATTGAGAAAAACAGACAGACTATTGTCGATTTCTTTGCAAAAGAATTCCCTCAAATTAAAGTATATGATTTACAAGGTACATATTTGTTGTGGATGGATTTTGGTGCTTTAGGAATAGAATGTCATGAGCTTGAAAAAATTCTTCATATGGAGGCTGAAGTATTTTTCGATGAAGGCTACATATTTGGTGAGTGTGGAGAAGAATTTGAACGATGGAATTTGGCATGTCCTAATAAGTATATTGTAGAGGCTTTAGTGCGTATAAAAAAGGCATTAAATAAACATATATAG
- a CDS encoding FMN-binding protein — MKNSFFYPIIYMVVITIVFIAVLASFNHILADTIAFNQESELRQKILYIFDVLPENDDAHEIKKVFDEKIRQKQIGDTTVYALIENNTETAYAVPVNGPGLWGTISGYVGLNKDFSKIIGIEFVTQSETPGLGGRISEYDYKNQFRNISIQGVTDGNYIISSPKEGSNVDAITGATLTSAAVVKLVNEDLYNFLEMQGVK; from the coding sequence ATGAAAAATTCCTTCTTCTATCCAATTATTTATATGGTTGTTATAACAATTGTGTTTATTGCCGTGCTGGCATCTTTTAACCATATACTTGCTGATACCATTGCTTTTAATCAGGAAAGTGAACTGAGGCAGAAAATTCTTTACATATTTGATGTTTTGCCTGAAAATGATGACGCACATGAAATTAAGAAAGTATTTGATGAGAAAATAAGACAGAAACAGATCGGTGATACTACCGTGTATGCACTGATTGAAAACAATACAGAAACAGCCTATGCGGTTCCTGTTAATGGTCCAGGACTCTGGGGAACAATATCCGGATATGTAGGATTGAACAAGGACTTTAGCAAAATTATAGGTATAGAGTTTGTTACACAGTCTGAAACTCCGGGACTTGGAGGTCGAATATCTGAGTATGACTATAAGAATCAGTTCAGAAATATTTCAATCCAAGGCGTAACCGATGGAAATTACATTATATCTTCTCCCAAGGAAGGAAGTAATGTTGATGCAATTACAGGTGCCACACTGACCTCTGCAGCCGTTGTTAAACTCGTAAACGAAGATCTCTATAATTTTTTAGAAATGCAGGGGGTGAAATAA
- a CDS encoding LysR family transcriptional regulator codes for MTRFEIEAFFAIIKCNNLTKAAEMLFITQPALTRRLQSLEKELGFELIIRKKGRKKIELTKKGESFISIAEKWLELYSKINDISNKNKRIKFVVSAMESINTCIMPNVYYNFLDENKQITLVLRNQHSAESYKFVENSPNAIAFIAECQFSKFLTILPIFKENMVFICGKDSDYPDIVSPENLIIENCVHIQWNIESDTWFNYWFGSFPKFKADLENIEVYKTFMLQKNVWTIAPVSVATFLLKNNDLTTKKLSSPPPERTIYAIFNPQKENEYIKNLLTILHQEILKQDNIQSLLNISDL; via the coding sequence ATGACTCGTTTTGAAATTGAAGCATTTTTTGCAATAATTAAATGTAATAATCTAACTAAAGCTGCTGAAATGCTATTTATAACTCAGCCTGCGCTGACTAGGCGCCTTCAATCATTGGAAAAAGAACTCGGCTTTGAACTAATTATTCGAAAAAAAGGAAGAAAAAAGATCGAGTTAACCAAAAAAGGTGAATCTTTCATATCTATTGCAGAAAAATGGTTAGAATTATACTCTAAAATTAATGATATTTCAAATAAAAATAAACGTATTAAATTTGTTGTTTCTGCTATGGAAAGTATAAACACCTGTATAATGCCTAATGTATACTACAATTTTCTAGACGAAAACAAGCAGATTACCCTAGTCTTACGCAATCAACATTCTGCAGAATCCTATAAATTTGTTGAAAATTCTCCTAACGCCATTGCATTCATAGCCGAATGTCAATTTTCAAAATTTCTGACCATCCTTCCAATCTTCAAGGAAAATATGGTTTTTATATGTGGCAAGGATTCCGATTATCCGGATATTGTATCTCCTGAAAACTTAATCATAGAAAATTGTGTTCATATTCAATGGAATATCGAATCAGACACTTGGTTTAATTACTGGTTTGGTTCTTTCCCCAAATTCAAAGCAGATTTGGAAAACATAGAAGTGTACAAAACGTTTATGTTACAAAAAAATGTATGGACTATTGCACCTGTTTCCGTTGCAACCTTTCTTCTTAAGAATAATGACTTAACAACTAAGAAACTAAGTTCTCCCCCGCCTGAAAGAACCATATACGCCATTTTTAATCCACAAAAAGAGAATGAGTATATAAAAAACTTACTTACTATTTTACATCAAGAAATTTTGAAACAAGATAACATACAGTCGCTATTGAACATATCGGATTTATAA
- a CDS encoding RnfABCDGE type electron transport complex subunit D encodes MNQFLKSNFTNQKMMRKVLFSLIPIAVFSVYLFGLRVITLLAAVTAAGVITEYLWEKHYGKKASEAVFVSCVLYTLTLPASIPVWIAVMGIVFGLLFGKLFFGGFGKNVFNPAIVGRVFVYVNFPEALTISWNQAASSFPGGFGTYLTTGIDAVSEATPMILFNNTAKLLDFQSLLIGNIPGAIGETSKILIILAGIYLIYKKVASWEIMTATTVGYVAASAVLYFFGVPVINPLYGIMMGGFLFGTVFMATDPISAPKTKTAKWIYGIIIGSVTLLIRSLSLFNGGMMFAILMGNTFAPIMDYFVKDYSARKKRKLEVLS; translated from the coding sequence TTGAATCAATTTTTAAAAAGCAATTTTACTAATCAGAAAATGATGCGAAAAGTGTTGTTTTCTCTAATACCGATTGCTGTTTTTTCCGTGTATCTGTTTGGACTCAGGGTTATTACCCTGCTGGCGGCAGTTACTGCAGCAGGGGTCATTACGGAATATTTATGGGAAAAGCATTATGGAAAAAAAGCATCTGAGGCAGTATTTGTCTCATGTGTGCTGTATACATTGACTTTGCCGGCTTCTATACCTGTCTGGATTGCTGTGATGGGAATAGTATTCGGCCTTTTATTCGGCAAGCTTTTTTTTGGTGGTTTTGGAAAAAATGTTTTTAATCCGGCAATTGTGGGAAGAGTTTTTGTCTATGTTAACTTTCCGGAAGCACTTACGATTTCTTGGAATCAAGCGGCTTCTTCTTTTCCGGGAGGATTTGGGACATACCTTACAACGGGAATAGATGCTGTATCGGAAGCAACTCCGATGATACTTTTCAATAATACGGCAAAGCTTTTGGATTTCCAATCACTTTTAATCGGAAACATACCCGGCGCAATAGGTGAAACATCAAAAATCTTGATAATTCTGGCAGGCATATACCTGATTTATAAAAAAGTTGCTTCATGGGAGATAATGACTGCAACTACTGTGGGTTATGTTGCCGCAAGTGCAGTGCTTTATTTTTTTGGTGTCCCTGTAATAAATCCTTTGTACGGTATAATGATGGGAGGATTCCTGTTCGGTACTGTATTCATGGCTACGGATCCCATAAGTGCTCCGAAAACTAAGACGGCTAAGTGGATTTACGGGATAATTATAGGCTCGGTTACACTGCTGATACGGTCTCTCTCTCTATTTAACGGAGGAATGATGTTTGCCATATTGATGGGTAATACTTTTGCTCCGATTATGGATTATTTCGTTAAGGACTATTCAGCCAGGAAAAAAAGAAAATTGGAGGTACTGTCATGA
- a CDS encoding phosphatase PAP2 family protein — MINSIYSRLNYYRPLRWSNLTSESYRHLILLLFWPIFGILFFLVERGSITSDFHIVHCALDDIIPFCEYFLIPYLFWFIFILGIMIYSLLFDIDAFKNFMYYTIITYSITILIYFLYPTAQELRPVSFERTNIFTYLIGIFYELDTNTNVCPSLHVIGSVAVMLAAWNSRHFSTAAWRALFLTATLLISISTVFLKQHSVIDVFAALPVCFLAYKAVYGEKFKAYITSMKAYGRAQ; from the coding sequence ATGATTAATAGTATATACTCAAGATTAAACTATTACAGACCTCTAAGGTGGAGCAATTTAACATCAGAAAGCTACAGGCATTTAATTCTTTTATTGTTTTGGCCGATTTTTGGAATATTATTTTTCTTGGTTGAGAGAGGAAGCATTACATCTGATTTTCACATCGTACACTGTGCACTGGATGATATAATTCCATTCTGCGAATATTTTTTGATTCCATATCTGTTTTGGTTTATATTTATTTTGGGAATTATGATATATTCACTTCTGTTTGATATAGATGCGTTTAAAAATTTTATGTACTATACAATAATCACATATTCCATAACAATACTTATTTATTTCTTATACCCTACAGCACAGGAACTCAGACCGGTATCTTTTGAAAGGACTAATATATTCACATATTTAATAGGGATCTTTTATGAATTGGATACTAACACAAATGTGTGTCCGTCCCTCCACGTAATCGGTTCCGTTGCCGTCATGCTTGCAGCGTGGAACAGCAGACATTTCAGCACCGCAGCCTGGCGCGCCCTTTTTCTCACAGCCACCCTTTTAATCAGCATATCCACAGTATTTCTTAAACAACATTCTGTCATAGATGTTTTTGCGGCATTGCCTGTTTGCTTTTTAGCATACAAGGCAGTTTACGGAGAGAAATTTAAAGCATATATTACGAGCATGAAAGCATATGGGCGAGCGCAGTGA